In Flavobacteriaceae bacterium, the following proteins share a genomic window:
- a CDS encoding type IX secretion system membrane protein PorP/SprF, translating into MKKIIKYNFIIAVVALFSCSSAIAQQLPQFTQYMFNTISINPAYAGSRGTLNFTGLHRSQWVGLEGAPETQTASLHTPLRNEKVGLGLSFINDHLGFENFSYVYGDFSYTIQTGLKTKLALGLKAGFTFFNLDQELLTDPTVIPDPFFNEFSNRIVPNFGVGAYWHSDRWYVGLSAPRILNNDYNETRSNVNAEFVALERVNYFLTAGYVFDLSAHTKFKPSFLARATNGAPASFDFTANFLFNEKFWLGAAYRINERTEALGALADFQISKQLRIGYAYEYPLSDLRSFTGGTHEILLIFEVFKSKRIKSPRYF; encoded by the coding sequence ATGAAAAAAATTATTAAGTATAACTTTATTATTGCTGTAGTCGCACTATTTAGCTGTTCATCAGCAATAGCGCAACAACTACCCCAGTTTACGCAATATATGTTTAATACCATATCTATTAATCCCGCGTATGCTGGTAGTAGAGGAACATTAAATTTTACTGGGCTTCATAGAAGTCAATGGGTAGGATTAGAAGGTGCTCCAGAAACTCAAACCGCTTCTTTACATACACCATTAAGGAATGAAAAAGTAGGCTTAGGTTTATCATTTATTAATGATCATTTGGGATTTGAAAATTTCTCTTATGTTTATGGAGATTTTTCTTATACAATTCAAACTGGTCTAAAAACAAAACTTGCATTAGGTCTAAAAGCTGGATTTACTTTTTTTAACCTTGATCAAGAATTATTAACAGATCCAACAGTTATACCTGACCCATTTTTTAATGAATTCTCTAATCGTATTGTTCCTAATTTTGGGGTTGGTGCATATTGGCATTCAGATAGATGGTATGTTGGTTTATCAGCTCCAAGAATATTAAATAATGATTATAATGAAACCAGAAGTAATGTAAATGCAGAGTTTGTTGCTTTAGAAAGAGTAAATTATTTTCTTACCGCCGGATATGTATTTGATCTTAGTGCTCATACCAAATTTAAACCTTCATTTTTAGCAAGAGCCACTAATGGAGCACCGGCATCTTTTGATTTTACTGCTAACTTCCTATTTAATGAAAAATTTTGGTTAGGAGCTGCATATCGTATTAATGAACGTACTGAAGCATTAGGAGCTTTAGCAGATTTTCAAATTTCAAAACAGTTAAGAATAGGCTATGCCTATGAATATCCTTTATCAGATTTAAGATCATTTACAGGTGGAACTCATGAAATCTTATTAATTTTTGAGGTTTTTAAAAGTAAACGTATTAAATCTCCAAGGTACTTCTAA